From one Coffea eugenioides isolate CCC68of chromosome 11, Ceug_1.0, whole genome shotgun sequence genomic stretch:
- the LOC113753832 gene encoding rab escort protein 1-like produces MTYMAAEEDEGPPRIEPTSFDLIVVGTGLPESIIAAAAASAGKTVLQINPDPYYHSPFASLSPKDLISFLHLHSATTSDHDYTDFRTVDSPTDQTTDSSFNILPLSTRPLYSSVEVHVYSPEKVLDDSLQKEFNLDLAGPRVLFCADPMVDLIVDVDVQNCMSFMSVDTSYCIYDECRKGKGGGLLWNSVPGSRNAIFRDRSLSLKEKNQLMRFFKLLQAHYHSNSKSSTTTSNEEDDENNSCMKITPEDLETPFVEFLTCKIRLSPKLTSIILYAITMADYEQDNVEACKKDIVKTKVGIDRLMLYHKSVGRFRGATGAMLYPIYGQGELAHFFCRRAAIMGGISITQMPVVGLLVDKDVGNYKGVKLVTGQELFSHHLILAPTFVIPPGLTTPSVSPQDVYYDFVQQDAREKVVRGICITDNSFKPDVANCLVFYTPKSLCPDQMTSVRIFQLSSNVRACPSGMFVVYLSTICGDVVQGKRSINAAIEALFSTSVSGNSEDNSRDPLRENTVVKVKPTLLWSTLYIQELIMGGFDCVSSTPMPDGNLQYSHVVDAALKLFQKMYPDDEFFPKKMPWWNEVVENGACLSEG; encoded by the exons ATGACATACATGGCGGCTGAGGAGGATGAAGGGCCGCCCCGAATCGAACCCACCAGTTTTGATCTAATTGTGGTGGGCACCGGACTTCCGGAGTCCATCATCGCCGCCGCTGCAGCTTCAGCCGGAAAGACCGTACTTCAAATCAATCCTGACCCTTACTACCATAGCCCCTTCGCTTCCCTTTCACCCAAAGACCTCATCTCTTTCCTCCATCTCCATTCTGCTACCACTTCTGATCATGATTATACTGATTTTCGTACGGTCGATTCACCAACCGACCAAACAACCGACTCCTCATTCAACATTCTGCCCCTCAGCACTCGCCCTCTCTACTCTTCCGTGGAGGTCCACGTGTACTCCCCTGAAAAAGTTTTGGATGATTCACTGCAAAAAGAATTTAACCTTGATTTAGCGGGGCCTAGGGTTCTATTCTGCGCGGATCCCATGGTGGATTTGATTGTGGATGTGGATGTTCAGAACTGCATGAGTTTCATGAGCGTGGACACCAGCTATTGTATTTATGATGAATGCCGAAAAGGCAAAGGTGGGGGGCTTTTGTGGAATAGTGTGCCGGGTTCACGTAACGCCATATTCAGAGATAGAAGCTTGAGCTTGAAGGAGAAGAATCAGTTAATGAGGTTCTTCAAGCTGCTTCAGGCCCATTATCATTCCAATTCTAAATCTAGTACCACGACTAGTAACGAGGAGGACGACGAAAATAATAGTTGCATGAAAATCACCCCAGAGGATTTAGAGACTCCATTTGTGGAGTTTTTGACTTGCAAAATTCGCTTGTCTCCCAAGCTAACATC GATCATTTTATATGCGATTACGATGGCAGATTATGAACAGGACAATGTGGAAGCTTGCAAAAAGGACATTGTCAAGACAAAAGTGGGGATTGATCGTTTAATGCTTTATCATAAATCCGTCGGCAG GTTCCGTGGTGCAACTGGTGCTATGCTATATCCTATTTATGGACAAGGAGAACTGGCACATTTCTTTTGCCGTCGTGCTGCTATCATGGGTGGCATTTCG ATTACTCAAATGCCTGTGGTTGGTCTGCTTGTTGACAag GATGTTGGGAATTATAAGGGTGTTAAGCTGGTTACGGGACAAGAATTATTCAGCCATCATCTTATCCTTGCCCCCACATTTGTGATCCCACCAGGGTTGACTACTCCCTCAGTTTCTCCACAAGATGTTTATTATGATTTTGTCCAACAAGATGCCAGAGAGAAGGTGGTCAGGGGAATTTGCATCACAGATAATTCCTTTAAACCGGATGTAGCAAATTGTCTGGTGTTCTATACCCCTAAAT CTTTATGCCCTGACCAGATGACATCAGTCCGCATCTTCCAATTGAGCAGTAATGTGCGGGCTTGTCCCTCTGGCAT GTTCGTCGTCTATCTATCAACTATATGTGGCGATGTTGTTCAAGGGAAGAGATCAATAAATGCAGCAATAGAAGCTTTGTTTTCAACTTCTGTTTCTGGTAACTCAGAGGATAATTCTAGGGATCCTCTGAGGGAGAATACAGTTGTGAAAGTGAAACCGACTTTACTTTGGAGCACTCTGTACATACAAGAGCTAATTATG GGTGGATTTGATTGTGTCAGTTCAACCCCTATGCCTGATGGGAATCTGCAATATAGCCATGTTGTAGATGCAGCATTAAAG CTGTTTCAGAAGATGTATCCAGATGATGAATTCTTCCCGAAGAAAATGCCATGGTGGAATGAGGTCGTAGAGAATGGTGCATGCTTGTCTGAGGGTTAA